One stretch of Thalassovita sp. DNA includes these proteins:
- a CDS encoding DUF2177 family protein encodes MNIVFLYLATALIFFVVDVVGLKLFIKPVFEQHVGHLFAEDFRLGAAGLFYLGYVAGIVWFVSLPAMRADDPSAALIGGILLGLMAYGTYEFTNYATLKDWTMQQVVLDTIWGAALTGVAAWGGVSMLRAIG; translated from the coding sequence ATGAATATTGTCTTCCTCTACCTAGCCACCGCGTTGATTTTCTTTGTGGTCGATGTGGTCGGATTGAAGCTGTTCATCAAACCGGTGTTTGAACAACATGTGGGTCACCTCTTTGCCGAGGATTTCCGGCTGGGGGCGGCGGGGCTGTTCTATCTGGGCTATGTGGCCGGGATTGTCTGGTTCGTCTCCCTGCCGGCCATGCGGGCTGATGATCCCTCGGCGGCATTGATTGGGGGGATTTTGCTGGGGCTGATGGCCTATGGCACCTATGAGTTCACCAATTACGCCACGCTGAAGGACTGGACGATGCAGCAGGTGGTGCTGGACACCATCTGGGGGGCGGCGCTGACCGGTGTGGCGGCCTGGGGTGGCGTCAGCATGCTGCGTGCGATTGGCTAA
- a CDS encoding SDR family NAD(P)-dependent oxidoreductase, with protein MPEGRRSGGPNPRRSERIWLIGASEGIGEALARAYAARGDSLILSARTAERLHALAETLPGTHDVLPLDIGDSQSMGQAQLAMRAMGPVDRVINMAALYDPGQVEELDNQRAADIVQVNLMGAFMVARTALSVLRPAGQLALCGSVAGYFGLPQGQIYSATKAGVTNLAESLRIELSGRFDVRLLSPGFVDTRLTQKNAFAMPGLMTPENAAQAIVRGLDRRPFEVHFPRRLTLPLKLLRILPYALAFPLTRRLLR; from the coding sequence ATGCCTGAGGGACGACGATCCGGCGGGCCCAACCCGCGCCGGTCCGAACGGATCTGGCTGATCGGTGCTTCTGAGGGCATCGGTGAGGCTTTGGCGCGCGCCTATGCCGCCCGTGGGGATAGCCTGATCCTGAGCGCCCGCACGGCCGAGCGGCTGCATGCCTTGGCCGAAACACTGCCCGGCACCCACGATGTCTTGCCTTTGGATATTGGCGACAGCCAGTCGATGGGGCAGGCCCAGTTGGCGATGCGGGCGATGGGGCCGGTGGACCGGGTGATCAACATGGCGGCGCTCTATGATCCGGGTCAGGTCGAGGAGCTGGACAATCAGCGTGCGGCGGACATCGTTCAGGTGAACCTCATGGGTGCCTTTATGGTGGCGCGCACCGCGCTTTCCGTGTTGCGACCGGCGGGTCAGCTGGCGCTCTGTGGCAGCGTCGCAGGCTATTTTGGTCTGCCGCAGGGGCAAATCTATTCGGCCACCAAGGCGGGGGTGACCAATCTGGCGGAAAGCCTGCGGATCGAGCTGTCCGGCCGCTTTGATGTGCGCCTGTTGTCGCCGGGGTTTGTTGACACCCGTCTGACCCAAAAAAACGCCTTTGCCATGCCCGGGCTGATGACGCCTGAAAACGCGGCGCAGGCGATTGTGCGTGGGCTGGACCGCCGTCCGTTCGAAGTGCACTTTCCCCGCCGCCTGACTTTACCCCTGAAGCTGCTGCGCATCCTGCCCTATGCGCTGGCGTTCCCCTTAACCCGTAGGTTGCTGCGCTGA
- a CDS encoding cyclopropane-fatty-acyl-phospholipid synthase family protein yields the protein MLFLSNRVKADFLATCERIDRGTLHLRTPEGERYTFGAGAPEAEMEIKDWSVVTTIASRGDIGLGETYVAGLWETPSIEVLTKVALMNLEQFTGYAYAGFWQTLKFRVVDRLLRANSRRGAARNIKAHYDVGNEFYQLWLDDTMTYSSALFAPGDNDLSRAQTRKYDRILDRLGEGDNILEIGCGWGGFAERAAEQGRRVTGVTISPSQKGYADARLDGRADIRLQDYRAVQGQFDNIVSIEMIEAVGERYWPTYFSTLKQRLAQGGRAVIQAITVQDDYFDTYRNSSDYIRQYTFPGGMLLSTQKITEQAHRADLRVRGSHGFGIDYARTCAMWDERLVEQSNRIRRLGYDEGFLRNWRYYLGVCAASFAVGQTDVVQVELAHA from the coding sequence ATGCTATTCCTAAGCAACCGTGTGAAAGCTGACTTTCTGGCAACCTGCGAACGGATCGACCGTGGCACCCTGCATCTGCGCACCCCGGAGGGGGAGCGCTACACTTTCGGGGCAGGCGCGCCTGAGGCTGAGATGGAGATCAAGGACTGGTCGGTTGTGACGACGATTGCCAGCCGGGGCGATATTGGCCTGGGCGAAACCTATGTGGCGGGGCTTTGGGAAACCCCCTCGATTGAGGTGCTGACCAAAGTGGCGCTGATGAACCTCGAACAGTTCACCGGCTATGCCTATGCCGGGTTCTGGCAGACGCTGAAATTCCGTGTGGTGGACCGGCTGCTGCGGGCAAACTCCCGCCGGGGTGCCGCGCGCAATATCAAAGCGCATTACGATGTCGGCAATGAGTTCTACCAGTTGTGGCTGGATGACACGATGACCTATTCCTCAGCGCTGTTTGCGCCGGGCGACAATGACCTGTCCCGCGCGCAGACCCGCAAATATGACCGGATCCTTGATCGTCTGGGAGAGGGTGACAACATTCTGGAGATCGGTTGCGGTTGGGGCGGCTTTGCGGAACGTGCCGCAGAACAAGGGCGCCGTGTCACTGGCGTCACCATTTCACCCAGCCAGAAAGGTTATGCCGATGCCCGGCTTGATGGCCGCGCAGACATCCGGCTGCAGGATTACCGGGCGGTGCAGGGCCAGTTCGACAACATCGTGTCGATTGAGATGATTGAGGCGGTGGGCGAACGCTACTGGCCGACCTATTTTTCCACCCTGAAACAGCGTTTGGCGCAAGGGGGGCGTGCGGTCATTCAGGCGATCACCGTGCAGGATGATTACTTTGACACCTACCGCAACAGCTCGGACTACATCCGCCAATACACCTTTCCCGGCGGTATGCTGCTGAGCACGCAAAAGATCACCGAACAGGCCCATCGGGCCGACCTGCGGGTGCGCGGCAGCCACGGTTTCGGCATCGACTACGCGCGCACCTGCGCGATGTGGGATGAACGGCTGGTGGAACAGTCAAACCGGATCCGCCGGCTGGGCTATGACGAAGGTTTCCTGCGCAACTGGCGTTATTACCTTGGGGTTTGTGCCGCCTCTTTCGCAGTGGGACAGACCGATGTGGTGCAGGTGGAGCTGGCCCATGCCTGA
- a CDS encoding DUF1365 domain-containing protein — MDQVQHIQGVTTHTRRGAHRNAFRYSVDFLMLDPEAAVPTPRLFSRNRFNLAAVHDRDHGGLIGEGQGAPWAREVLAQHGLTSEVTLRLLTQPRWLGYGFNPVSFWLAYRDDDLLAVIAEVSTPFNDRHSYLCHAEGFAPITRETQLSKSKRLHVSPFQEIKGGYDFRFDIRPDQIAIQILHRNGEEGVMATLSGQCQPLTNRGLMRASLRRPMGGLRTMALIHWQALILKLKGARYRTRPTPPTHEVS; from the coding sequence ATGGACCAAGTTCAGCATATCCAAGGCGTGACCACCCACACCCGGCGCGGAGCCCATCGCAATGCCTTCCGCTATAGTGTGGACTTCCTGATGCTGGACCCAGAGGCAGCTGTCCCGACACCACGGCTGTTCAGCCGCAACCGGTTCAATCTGGCGGCGGTGCATGACCGGGATCATGGCGGCCTAATTGGCGAAGGGCAGGGCGCCCCTTGGGCCCGCGAGGTGCTGGCGCAACATGGGCTGACATCAGAGGTCACGCTGAGGCTGCTGACGCAGCCGCGCTGGCTGGGCTACGGGTTCAACCCGGTCAGTTTCTGGCTGGCCTATCGCGACGACGATCTGCTGGCGGTGATTGCGGAGGTCTCAACCCCCTTCAACGACCGCCATTCTTACCTGTGCCACGCGGAGGGCTTTGCGCCGATCACCCGCGAAACCCAGTTGAGCAAATCCAAACGGCTGCATGTCTCGCCTTTCCAGGAGATTAAGGGCGGCTATGATTTCCGCTTTGATATCCGCCCCGATCAGATCGCCATCCAGATCCTGCATCGCAACGGTGAGGAGGGTGTGATGGCCACGCTGTCGGGCCAATGCCAGCCGCTGACCAATCGGGGCCTCATGCGGGCCAGCCTGCGCCGACCGATGGGCGGTCTGCGCACCATGGCGCTGATCCATTGGCAGGCGCTGATCCTGAAACTCAAAGGCGCGCGCTACCGCACCCGCCCCACACCCCCAACACATGAGGTGTCTTGA
- a CDS encoding NAD(P)/FAD-dependent oxidoreductase, which translates to MSFDALPVVPQRIAVIGGGISGLASAYLLAGQHEVTLFEAAPRLGGHARTVQAGITGQQPVDTGFIVFNYANYPHLTRMFKDLDVPVCKSDMSFGASINDGEVEYGLRNIKALLAQKRNALRPSFVRMLRDVLRFNARAEALADNDDSTIADLMADLNLGDWFQRYYLMPLCGAIWSTPPSEIRSFPAKSLVQFFRNHALLSASGQHQWWTVDGGSIEYVTRLERHLTRTGVSLRKATPVSAVKRDGIAATVFADGMEPERFDQVIFACHSDQALRLLANPTSEEQAVLGAMRFQDNQMILHRDVSQMPERRAVWSSWVYKADTRLPEPSIGVTYWMNRLQNIDESDPLFVSLNPATPVPDHMIYDQTNFRHPVFDRAALAAQQQLRQMQGQNQTWFAGAYTRHGFHEDGFASAVRIARELAQNAQAAGPELRAQYA; encoded by the coding sequence ATGTCGTTTGACGCTCTACCCGTTGTTCCGCAGCGCATTGCCGTGATTGGCGGCGGCATTTCTGGTCTCGCCTCGGCTTATCTGCTGGCGGGCCAGCATGAGGTCACCCTGTTTGAAGCCGCTCCGCGCTTGGGCGGGCATGCGCGCACCGTGCAGGCGGGGATCACTGGTCAGCAGCCCGTGGATACCGGGTTTATCGTGTTCAACTACGCCAACTATCCGCATCTGACCCGGATGTTTAAGGATCTGGATGTGCCGGTCTGCAAAAGCGACATGAGTTTTGGCGCCTCGATCAATGATGGTGAGGTGGAGTACGGGTTGCGCAACATCAAGGCGCTTTTGGCGCAGAAGCGCAACGCCCTGCGTCCCAGTTTTGTGCGGATGCTGCGCGATGTGCTGCGCTTCAACGCCCGCGCCGAAGCCTTGGCCGACAACGATGACAGCACCATCGCCGATCTGATGGCTGATCTGAACCTCGGGGATTGGTTCCAGCGGTACTACCTGATGCCGCTTTGTGGCGCGATCTGGTCAACGCCACCGTCTGAAATCCGCAGCTTCCCAGCCAAGTCACTGGTGCAGTTCTTCCGCAACCACGCCCTGTTGTCGGCCAGCGGTCAGCATCAATGGTGGACGGTGGATGGCGGCAGCATCGAATATGTCACCCGGTTGGAACGTCACCTGACCCGCACCGGCGTGTCGCTACGCAAGGCCACACCGGTTTCGGCTGTCAAACGGGATGGCATCGCCGCGACGGTTTTCGCCGACGGGATGGAGCCGGAACGGTTCGATCAGGTGATCTTTGCCTGCCATTCGGATCAGGCACTGCGCCTGCTGGCCAATCCCACGTCTGAGGAACAGGCGGTTCTAGGGGCGATGCGTTTTCAGGACAATCAGATGATCCTGCACCGTGATGTCAGCCAGATGCCTGAGCGCCGCGCGGTCTGGTCCTCCTGGGTTTATAAGGCCGATACCCGCCTGCCGGAGCCCAGCATTGGCGTCACCTATTGGATGAACCGGCTGCAAAATATTGACGAAAGCGATCCGCTGTTTGTCTCGCTCAACCCGGCAACCCCGGTGCCGGATCACATGATCTACGACCAGACCAATTTCCGTCACCCGGTGTTTGACCGCGCGGCGCTGGCGGCGCAGCAGCAGCTGCGGCAGATGCAGGGGCAGAACCAAACCTGGTTCGCTGGCGCCTACACCCGCCATGGCTTCCACGAAGATGGCTTTGCCAGCGCTGTGCGTATCGCGCGCGAACTGGCGCAGAACGCTCAGGCTGCAGGGCCTGAGCTGCGGGCACAATATGCATGA
- a CDS encoding sigma-70 family RNA polymerase sigma factor, which yields MLAVRDQRDKSAFARLFDHFAPRLKGFVIRSGCNPAQAEEIVQDVMLTVWHKAEQFDPHRAQVSAWIYQIARNRQIDLHRKLGRPVPEELKEEPGLEPDASQILAVQQETTQLKDALSRLAPNQREMIEKAYLGELSHQDISKATGLPLGTIKSRIRLGLERLRHDLKAMR from the coding sequence ATGCTGGCGGTGCGCGATCAGCGCGACAAGTCCGCTTTCGCGCGGTTGTTTGACCATTTTGCGCCACGCTTGAAAGGGTTCGTGATCCGCTCAGGCTGCAATCCGGCGCAAGCAGAGGAAATTGTGCAGGACGTCATGTTGACCGTCTGGCACAAGGCGGAACAGTTTGACCCGCACCGAGCCCAGGTTTCGGCGTGGATCTACCAAATCGCCCGCAACCGTCAAATCGACCTGCACCGTAAACTGGGCCGCCCCGTGCCCGAAGAGCTGAAGGAAGAGCCGGGCCTGGAACCCGACGCCAGCCAGATCCTCGCGGTGCAGCAGGAAACCACTCAATTGAAAGACGCGCTATCGCGCCTTGCGCCGAACCAGCGTGAAATGATCGAAAAAGCCTACTTGGGCGAACTGAGTCATCAGGACATCAGCAAGGCCACCGGCCTGCCCCTCGGCACGATCAAATCACGCATCCGGCTGGGGCTGGAACGACTGCGCCACGATCTCAAGGCAATGCGCTAA
- a CDS encoding ChrR family anti-sigma-E factor: MTAITQHTPDALLAAYASGSLSPVFSLVVATHISMCATCRASYESHQAIGGALLDATDAISLSDGLKTDIFAKLDMTPEAALPRDLPKPAAAKGIYPGPLMEALKNKPPRWRSLGLGMKQAIISADSHGSVRLLHIPPGQAVPDHGHNGMELTLVLQGSFSDETGRFGPGDIEVADEDLDHTPVADAGDPCICLAATDAPLRFNEFMPRLLQPIFRI, encoded by the coding sequence ATGACCGCAATTACCCAACATACCCCCGACGCACTTTTGGCTGCTTACGCTTCCGGCAGCCTTTCGCCCGTGTTCTCGCTTGTGGTGGCCACGCATATCTCCATGTGTGCAACCTGCCGTGCCTCCTACGAAAGCCATCAGGCCATCGGCGGCGCGCTGCTGGATGCCACCGATGCCATTTCGCTCAGTGATGGGTTGAAGACCGATATCTTTGCCAAGCTGGACATGACGCCAGAAGCGGCCCTGCCGCGCGATCTGCCCAAACCTGCTGCGGCCAAAGGCATCTACCCCGGCCCCCTGATGGAGGCGCTGAAAAACAAGCCGCCACGCTGGCGCTCACTGGGGCTGGGCATGAAACAGGCCATCATCAGCGCCGACTCGCATGGCTCGGTACGGTTGCTGCACATCCCACCGGGTCAGGCGGTGCCGGATCACGGCCACAATGGGATGGAACTGACGCTGGTGCTGCAAGGCAGCTTTAGCGATGAAACCGGCCGTTTTGGCCCCGGTGACATCGAAGTGGCAGACGAAGATCTGGATCACACCCCGGTTGCGGATGCGGGCGATCCCTGCATCTGTCTGGCGGCCACGGATGCGCCGCTGCGGTTTAATGAGTTCATGCCCCGCCTGCTGCAACCGATCTTCCGGATTTGA
- a CDS encoding helix-turn-helix domain-containing protein, whose protein sequence is MSDSKIEILEAAMRVFTRFGLKKTTMKDIAEEAGVARQTVYNAFSSKDVLLCDLIRHAGVQIEEQTRAQWADTPALADKLDIFFEIALVQPFRIMTASPEVETLEESLSAAGHRAMSEVDAIKEALLLDLFADQSAALARHDLTVEQMAEWVRVTCVGYKSQAKSEAQLRQLLSVVRHMVGLVCAP, encoded by the coding sequence ATGAGTGACAGCAAGATCGAAATCCTTGAGGCTGCGATGCGGGTTTTCACCCGGTTTGGCCTGAAAAAAACCACCATGAAGGACATCGCCGAAGAGGCCGGTGTGGCCCGCCAGACGGTCTACAACGCCTTTTCCAGCAAGGATGTGCTGCTGTGTGATTTGATCCGTCACGCCGGTGTCCAGATCGAAGAGCAGACCCGCGCACAATGGGCGGACACGCCTGCGCTGGCGGACAAGCTGGATATCTTTTTTGAGATTGCGCTGGTGCAGCCGTTTCGGATCATGACCGCCTCGCCCGAGGTGGAAACGCTGGAGGAAAGCCTCAGTGCTGCCGGTCATCGGGCGATGTCCGAGGTGGATGCCATCAAGGAGGCCCTGCTGCTGGATCTTTTCGCTGATCAATCCGCCGCCTTGGCGCGGCATGATCTGACGGTGGAGCAGATGGCAGAATGGGTGCGGGTCACCTGTGTCGGCTATAAATCCCAAGCCAAGAGCGAGGCGCAGCTGCGTCAGCTGTTGTCCGTGGTGCGTCACATGGTGGGTTTGGTCTGCGCGCCCTGA
- a CDS encoding (2Fe-2S)-binding protein encodes MKLIVNGTERQVEVEDDMPLLWILRDELGITGVKYGCGIAACGACTVHVDGEAMRSCQVTADTLEDGMEITTIEGLGTPPALHAVQSAWVKHQVAQCGYCQSGQIMQAAALLAEIPNPTDEDIDDAMSGNLCRCGTYPRIRAAVKTAAQTLQEA; translated from the coding sequence ATGAAACTGATTGTGAACGGTACTGAACGGCAGGTGGAGGTCGAAGATGACATGCCCCTGCTGTGGATCCTCAGGGATGAGCTGGGCATCACCGGTGTGAAATACGGCTGCGGCATCGCCGCCTGTGGCGCCTGCACCGTCCATGTTGACGGCGAAGCCATGCGCAGCTGTCAGGTGACCGCCGACACGCTGGAAGACGGCATGGAAATCACCACCATCGAAGGTCTTGGCACGCCGCCTGCCCTGCATGCGGTGCAATCGGCCTGGGTCAAACATCAGGTGGCGCAATGTGGCTATTGCCAGTCCGGCCAGATCATGCAGGCCGCCGCGCTGCTGGCTGAGATCCCGAACCCGACGGATGAAGATATCGATGACGCGATGAGCGGCAACCTCTGCCGTTGTGGCACCTACCCGCGCATCCGCGCTGCGGTGAAAACCGCCGCTCAGACCCTGCAGGAGGCCTGA
- a CDS encoding xanthine dehydrogenase family protein molybdopterin-binding subunit has protein sequence MTKPQSRLRKYSRRAFLIGATAIVGGVAFGTYAVKRPHDNPLDADLAAGEAAINPFVKITSEKITLIAPHADKGQGVQSAQAALIAEELDVELDQVEISFGKPAATYWNTAMAGELAPFMSFDEGFAARTTRNALGALTKVMGLQGTGGSSSMPDQYEKLRAAGAVARETLKAAAAKVSGVPVDQLKTARGAVQLPDGTELAYTALAGAAADLDPVTEVTLRDPKDWRLIGKPMQRTDIVAKSTGTLTYGIDLKIDGMVHAAAKVNPRQGGAMLSYDASAALEMPGVQKVLVLQGDMLDPELDGSLTRRRTKVGVAVIANNTWRAFQALEAIDIDWGKAPYPAEMDGHWQVLSDSFTEERLDTDWRKDGDVDAALEGAEVLEAEYRAPYVAHAPLEPLSAIVRVDSDGAEIWAGHQMPRFLQMKVAGALGLDDQEKVTFHNQFIGGSFGHRLEFENIMVATEIARQVPGVPVKLTYSREEDFAHDFPRQIAMSRSRGAVKDGKVDAWDLQIAMPSVLASQGARLEQPVVGPDAQIISGAWNMPFDIPNLRVRGYKAPALAPISSWRSVGASSNGFFAEGFFDELCHAAGADPMMERLRLVNNPIHRKVLETVADMSNWGSDLGPNRGRGIAMVESFGVPTAEVIEVTATEDGIKIDKAFVVADVGQIIDPVNFENLMQGGVVWGLGHAMNCEITYSDGMAEQSNFDSAEAMRLYQCPEIFIKGLENGDKIKGIGEPPVPPAPAALANAIFAATGTRLREMPFANFVDFV, from the coding sequence ATGACCAAACCGCAGTCCCGTTTGCGCAAATACTCCCGCCGCGCCTTCCTGATTGGGGCCACCGCCATCGTCGGCGGTGTGGCCTTTGGCACCTACGCCGTGAAGCGCCCGCATGACAATCCGCTGGACGCCGATCTGGCCGCGGGTGAGGCGGCGATCAACCCGTTCGTGAAAATTACCAGCGAGAAGATCACCCTGATCGCGCCCCATGCTGACAAGGGCCAAGGCGTGCAATCCGCCCAGGCTGCGCTGATCGCCGAAGAGCTGGATGTGGAGCTGGATCAGGTTGAAATCAGCTTTGGCAAACCAGCCGCCACCTATTGGAACACCGCAATGGCGGGGGAGCTGGCCCCCTTCATGAGCTTTGATGAGGGTTTCGCCGCCCGCACCACCCGCAACGCGCTGGGGGCCTTGACCAAGGTCATGGGCCTGCAGGGCACCGGCGGATCGTCCTCGATGCCCGACCAATATGAAAAGCTGCGCGCCGCAGGTGCCGTGGCCCGTGAAACACTGAAGGCGGCCGCCGCAAAGGTGTCTGGCGTGCCTGTGGATCAGCTGAAAACAGCGCGCGGCGCGGTGCAGCTGCCCGACGGCACGGAACTGGCCTATACCGCGCTGGCCGGGGCCGCAGCGGATCTTGATCCCGTGACCGAGGTCACCCTGCGCGATCCCAAAGACTGGCGCCTGATCGGCAAACCGATGCAGCGAACGGATATCGTTGCCAAATCCACCGGCACCCTGACCTATGGCATAGACCTGAAAATCGACGGCATGGTGCATGCCGCGGCCAAGGTGAACCCGCGTCAGGGCGGCGCCATGCTGAGCTATGATGCCTCTGCCGCGCTGGAAATGCCCGGTGTTCAGAAGGTGCTGGTGCTGCAAGGCGACATGCTGGACCCCGAGCTGGACGGCAGCCTGACCCGCCGGCGCACCAAGGTGGGTGTGGCGGTCATCGCCAACAACACCTGGCGCGCCTTCCAGGCCCTGGAGGCGATTGACATCGACTGGGGCAAAGCCCCCTACCCGGCTGAGATGGACGGCCATTGGCAGGTGCTGTCTGACAGTTTCACCGAGGAGCGGCTGGACACCGATTGGCGCAAAGACGGCGATGTTGATGCCGCCCTTGAGGGGGCTGAGGTCTTGGAGGCCGAATACCGCGCGCCCTATGTCGCCCATGCGCCGCTGGAACCGCTGAGCGCAATTGTGCGGGTCGACAGTGACGGCGCTGAAATCTGGGCCGGCCACCAGATGCCACGTTTCCTGCAAATGAAGGTTGCCGGTGCTTTGGGGTTGGATGATCAGGAAAAGGTCACATTCCACAACCAGTTCATCGGCGGCAGCTTTGGCCATCGGCTGGAATTTGAAAACATCATGGTCGCCACCGAGATTGCCCGGCAAGTGCCCGGCGTGCCGGTGAAACTGACCTATTCACGCGAAGAAGACTTTGCCCATGACTTCCCGCGTCAGATCGCCATGTCGCGGTCCCGTGGTGCGGTGAAGGACGGCAAGGTGGATGCCTGGGATCTGCAGATCGCCATGCCCTCGGTTCTGGCCTCACAAGGTGCGCGTCTGGAACAGCCCGTCGTGGGCCCGGATGCCCAGATCATCTCGGGCGCGTGGAACATGCCCTTTGACATCCCGAACCTACGAGTACGTGGCTACAAAGCGCCTGCGCTGGCGCCGATCAGCTCCTGGCGGTCGGTTGGGGCCTCCTCCAACGGGTTCTTTGCCGAAGGGTTCTTTGACGAGTTGTGCCATGCGGCCGGCGCCGATCCGATGATGGAGCGGCTGCGGCTGGTCAACAACCCGATCCACCGCAAGGTGCTGGAAACCGTCGCGGATATGTCCAACTGGGGCAGTGATCTGGGCCCGAACCGCGGCCGCGGCATCGCCATGGTCGAAAGCTTCGGCGTGCCCACCGCCGAGGTGATTGAGGTCACCGCCACCGAAGACGGCATCAAGATCGACAAGGCCTTTGTGGTTGCCGATGTTGGTCAGATCATCGATCCGGTGAACTTTGAAAACCTGATGCAGGGCGGCGTTGTCTGGGGGCTGGGCCACGCAATGAACTGTGAGATCACCTATTCCGATGGGATGGCCGAGCAGTCAAACTTCGACAGTGCCGAGGCAATGCGCCTCTACCAATGCCCTGAGATCTTCATCAAGGGGCTGGAAAACGGTGACAAGATCAAAGGCATCGGTGAGCCGCCAGTGCCACCTGCACCTGCCGCGCTGGCCAATGCGATCTTTGCTGCAACCGGCACCCGCCTGCGGGAAATGCCCTTCGCCAATTTCGTGGATTTTGTCTGA
- a CDS encoding lytic murein transglycosylase: MIRRFTLAVTAVLLLTPQIAQADAKLEKQFQTWLQQEVWPEAKAAGVRRKTFQAAFKGVTLKLDLPDLVIPGKKAGQQVQKQAEFGRPARYFTRQTLDYNTRVGKELRAKHSALLTRLEKQTGVPGRILLAIWGRESGFGRVAIKHDALQVLGTKGFLSTRADYFTDELIAALQLIEAGHASPRGLKSSWAGALGQPQFMPSNVMKYGADGDGNGTVDLFRSEADTLASIARYLADHGWVGGRDWGFEVNVPASLSCALEGPDQGRSIADWAAMGITRINGRAFPAHEAKGQGYLMLPSGRHGPAFLVTPNFYVLKDYNESDLYALFVGHVGDRVRYNMGDFKVGWGKTDSLLRSDVAAMQRGLEALGHDVGGADGLAGFRTRRSIGRWQEAQGQTPTCWPSKAIVRQLK, from the coding sequence ATGATCCGCCGATTTACCCTTGCTGTGACCGCCGTGCTGTTGCTGACCCCTCAAATTGCCCAAGCGGATGCCAAGCTGGAAAAGCAGTTCCAGACTTGGCTGCAGCAGGAGGTCTGGCCAGAAGCCAAGGCGGCAGGTGTGCGGCGTAAGACCTTTCAGGCGGCCTTCAAGGGGGTGACGCTGAAATTGGATCTGCCCGATCTGGTGATCCCCGGCAAAAAGGCCGGGCAACAGGTGCAAAAACAGGCCGAGTTTGGCCGACCTGCGCGGTACTTCACCCGCCAGACGCTGGATTACAACACCCGGGTGGGCAAGGAGCTGCGCGCGAAACACAGCGCGCTTCTGACCCGGTTGGAGAAACAGACCGGTGTGCCGGGGCGGATTCTGCTGGCGATCTGGGGCCGGGAAAGCGGTTTTGGCCGGGTGGCGATCAAACATGATGCGCTGCAGGTCTTGGGGACCAAAGGGTTCCTGTCGACCCGGGCGGATTATTTCACGGATGAGCTGATCGCGGCGCTGCAACTGATTGAGGCCGGCCATGCCAGTCCACGGGGGCTGAAATCCAGCTGGGCCGGGGCGCTGGGCCAGCCGCAGTTCATGCCGTCAAATGTTATGAAATACGGCGCCGATGGCGATGGCAATGGCACGGTGGATCTGTTCCGGTCTGAGGCTGACACGCTGGCCTCCATCGCGCGGTATCTCGCTGACCATGGTTGGGTTGGGGGCCGCGATTGGGGTTTTGAGGTCAATGTGCCTGCCAGCCTCTCCTGCGCGCTGGAGGGGCCGGATCAGGGGCGTAGCATCGCGGATTGGGCCGCGATGGGCATCACCCGCATCAACGGCCGTGCCTTCCCCGCGCATGAGGCTAAAGGGCAGGGCTATCTGATGTTGCCCTCCGGGCGGCACGGTCCGGCCTTTCTTGTGACGCCGAATTTCTACGTGTTGAAAGACTATAACGAAAGTGACCTCTACGCGCTGTTCGTCGGCCATGTCGGGGACCGCGTGCGTTACAACATGGGCGATTTCAAGGTTGGCTGGGGCAAGACGGACAGCCTGCTGCGCTCAGACGTGGCAGCGATGCAGCGCGGGTTGGAGGCCCTGGGCCATGACGTGGGCGGCGCTGACGGTCTGGCCGGGTTCCGCACCCGCCGCTCCATCGGGCGCTGGCAGGAGGCGCAGGGCCAGACCCCCACCTGTTGGCCCAGCAAGGCGATTGTTCGTCAGTTAAAGTAA